The genomic DNA CGGCCACCTACCTGTTCGACAACGTCTACTCGAACGTGCAGGTGGCCTCACGCTTGCGCTTGGCCGCCGCGCAGGCGATTGGCCGGATCAATTACCCGCGCGAGACGCGCCGCTTGGCTGCGCTCCTGACGCGCGAGCCCAACAAGGACGTACTGCTGGCCGGCATCGTGGCGCTCAGCTACTCCCGCAACGAGAACACGGCGCAGACGCTCGTCTCGCTGCTCGATCACGACGACGCCCAGGTGCGTGTCGCCACGCTCGAGGCGTTGCGCTACAACCCGCATCGCGCCGCTCTGGCACGCGCCGAGGCGCTGCTCGCAGGCGATGCCGATGCCTTGGTGCGTGCCGCGTCAGCGGCCACGCTTGCCGTGTACCGCGGCGAGGCCGCGCTGCCGGCACTCGTCGCCGCGGTCAAGGACGAGAGCCCCGACGTGCGGCGCGCCGTCGTGATCGAGCTGGGCCTGCTCAAGTCGAGCAAGGCCGTTGACGTGCTGATCGGCGCCGCCACGACCGATCCGGATCCCGACGTGCGCATCGAGGCGGCGGCCTCGCTCGGACAGATCCGCGACCAGAAGGCCATCGAGCCGCTTGTGCAGTATGTGCAGACCGAGCCCGAGCCTGAAAACCGCCGCGCCATCTACGACGCCCTGCTCGCCATGCGCCAGCCCAACACGGTCATTGTCTCGATGTGGGCCAAGCTGCCGGCGCTGCAGAAGGACAACGCCGGCATCTACCTCGAGTTCCAGGAGGTCCTCCTTTACCTGCAGGACCAGAAATTCGGCTACTCGGCCGCCGCGAGCTGATGTGCCTGGAATGAAGCGCCGGCGTCCCGCCGGCTGTGGCGGCGGACATCGTGCCCGCCGCGTCCTTTTGGCTTGCCGACGAGAGCGTGAGTGCTAGAATGCCGCGAATCTCGGGCACGGGACTCCTCTAATGCAGATTCGTGGCGATACACAACTCACCGGGCTCTTCGGCTGGCCCGTTAGGCATACGGCCTCACCCGCCATGCACAACGCGGGCTTCGAAGCGCTCGGGCTTCCGTGGGTCTACCTGCCCCTCGAGGTCCGGCCCGAACGGCTCGCCGACGCCGTACGCGGTACGGCGGCGCTCGGGTTTCGCGGCTTCAACGTGACGATTCCGCACAAGCAGGCCGTGATGCCTTTTCTCAACGAGGTTTCAGACGAGGCGCGTCTCATCGGTGCCGTCAATACGGTGCGCATTGACGAGGGCGGCGCGTGCCGGGGCTTCAATACCGACGGCAAGGGCTTCATCCGCAGTCTGCGCACCGACGCCGCCTATGACCCCGCAGGCGCGACGGCGTTCATCATGGGCGCCGGCGGGGCGGGACGCGCCGTCGCCACGCAGCTCGCCCTCGAACGCGCCGCGCGCGTCATCGTGTGCGACGTGGACGCCGCGCGGGCCGCATCGCTCGCCGGGAGCATCGCCTCCGGCATGCCGAACGCCCGTGTCGAGACCGTGCCGCACGAGGCCGGCGCGGTCGCCCGCTCCCTCGGCGAAGCCGATCTCTTTGTCGACGCGACACCGCTCGGTATGCATGCCGCCGAGCCAACGAGCGTCCCGGCCGGCGCGCTCAAGGCGGCGACGTTCGTCGTCGATCTCGTCTACAATCCGCCCGAGACGCCGTTGCTCGCTCAAGCCAAGGCCAAAGGCTGCCGAACGCTTAATGGGCTCGGCATGCTGTTGTTCCAGGGCGTCGAGGCGTTCGAGCTCTGGACGGGCCGTGACGCGCCGGTCGACGTGATGCGTCGCGCCCTGCATGACGCCGTCTACGCGAAGGGACCCGCCTGATGCCGCTTGAAACGCTGCTGTTCGTCATTGCGTTCGTGTTCGGCTGCGTCTGGGGCAGCTTCTTCAATGTGGTCATCTACCGGCTGCCGCGCGAGATGTCGGTCGTCAAGCCGGGTTCGCACTGCTTCGCCTGCAATACGCCGGTGGCGTGGTACGACAATATCCCGCTCGTGAGCTGGCTCGTGCTGCGCGGCAAGTGCCGCCATTGCGGCGCGCCGTTCTCGTTCCGCTACTTCATCGTCGAGCTCATCACCGGACTGCTCTTCCTGGCCGTCATGATGAAGTACATCGATCCGATCATGACCAAGGGCCGGACCCTCGAGGGCGTCGTCGCGCTCGTGCTCCATTGGCTCATGGTCGGCGGGTTCGTCGTGCTGACGTTCATCGACTTCGACCACAAGATCATCCCCGACTGCGTTAGCCTGCCCGGCATCGTGCTGGGGTTGATCGCGTCGTTCGCCGTGCCCGACCTCGTCGCGCGGTATCGCGGCCAGGTGGCGCCGGAGCACGTCTCGCACCTCAAGTCGCTGCTCGAGGGCGCGATCGGCATGCTCGTCGGCGGGGGCAGCTTGTGGATCATCGCCGTCGCCGGGCGCGCGGTGTTCAAGAAGGAAGCGATGGGCGGCGGCGACATCAAACTCATGGCCATGATCGGCGCCTACATGGGCTACTGGCTCATCCTGCCCATCGTGCTGATCTCAGCATTCACCGGCGCGATCGTGGGCGTGACGCTCATCGTGATCTCGCAGGCGCGCGGCGCCCGCCTCATCAAGCCGCTGCACGCGGTCGCCGAGAACGATCCCGACCCCGCCGCGCGCGAGAAGGCGAAGGCGGAGATCGCCGAGATCGAGGAGGCGCAGATGGCGTGGTCGAGCCAGATCCCGTTCGGCCCCTACATCGTGCTCGGCGCGTTAATCGCTTACTTCTTCGGCGACCGGCTCATTCGGTGGTACTTCGGCTTGCTCATGCCCGTGCAGCCGGCCATGCCGGCGCACAACCTCGTCGGGACCGTCCTACGCCTGCTCGGGGTAAGCTGAGGCGACGCGGCTTCGTAGCATGGGCAGGATGCCCATGCCATTGGTGATGGGCCATGCGAGAGGCACGAGCGGGACGCCCGTGCTCCCTTCGGGGGACGCTAATCGTCTTCGCGGATGGCGGTCAGCGCATTGGCGGCCTGTTCGCGCACCCACTCATTCGGATCGCCTTCGGC from Verrucomicrobiota bacterium includes the following:
- a CDS encoding prepilin peptidase: MPLETLLFVIAFVFGCVWGSFFNVVIYRLPREMSVVKPGSHCFACNTPVAWYDNIPLVSWLVLRGKCRHCGAPFSFRYFIVELITGLLFLAVMMKYIDPIMTKGRTLEGVVALVLHWLMVGGFVVLTFIDFDHKIIPDCVSLPGIVLGLIASFAVPDLVARYRGQVAPEHVSHLKSLLEGAIGMLVGGGSLWIIAVAGRAVFKKEAMGGGDIKLMAMIGAYMGYWLILPIVLISAFTGAIVGVTLIVISQARGARLIKPLHAVAENDPDPAAREKAKAEIAEIEEAQMAWSSQIPFGPYIVLGALIAYFFGDRLIRWYFGLLMPVQPAMPAHNLVGTVLRLLGVS
- a CDS encoding shikimate dehydrogenase — protein: MQIRGDTQLTGLFGWPVRHTASPAMHNAGFEALGLPWVYLPLEVRPERLADAVRGTAALGFRGFNVTIPHKQAVMPFLNEVSDEARLIGAVNTVRIDEGGACRGFNTDGKGFIRSLRTDAAYDPAGATAFIMGAGGAGRAVATQLALERAARVIVCDVDAARAASLAGSIASGMPNARVETVPHEAGAVARSLGEADLFVDATPLGMHAAEPTSVPAGALKAATFVVDLVYNPPETPLLAQAKAKGCRTLNGLGMLLFQGVEAFELWTGRDAPVDVMRRALHDAVYAKGPA